In a single window of the Bradyrhizobium erythrophlei genome:
- the rplV gene encoding 50S ribosomal protein L22, with amino-acid sequence MSKPKRERSLPDNEAKAIARMLRVSPQKLNLVAQLIRGRKASAALADLQFSRKRIAVDVKKCLESAIANAENNHDLDVDDLVVAEAHVGNGIVMKRFAPRGRGRSGRVFKPFAQLTIVVRQVEAEASA; translated from the coding sequence ATGAGCAAACCAAAGCGCGAACGGAGCCTCCCGGACAACGAGGCCAAGGCGATCGCCCGGATGCTTCGGGTGAGCCCGCAGAAGCTTAATCTTGTCGCGCAATTGATCCGCGGCAGGAAGGCTTCGGCGGCACTCGCCGACCTGCAGTTTTCGCGCAAGCGGATCGCGGTCGACGTCAAGAAGTGCCTGGAATCGGCGATCGCCAACGCCGAGAACAACCACGACCTCGATGTCGACGATCTGGTCGTCGCCGAGGCGCATGTCGGCAACGGTATCGTGATGAAGCGTTTCGCACCGCGCGGCCGTGGCCGCTCGGGACGTGTATTTAAACCATTCGCGCAGCTGACGATCGTTGTTCGTCAGGTCGAAGCCGAGG
- the rpsS gene encoding 30S ribosomal protein S19 — protein sequence MVRSVWKGPFVEGSLLKKADAARASGRHDVIKIWSRRSTILPQFVGLVFGVYNGQKHVPVSVNEEMVGHKFGEFSPTRTFHGHSGDKKAKKA from the coding sequence ATGGTTCGTTCAGTCTGGAAAGGCCCGTTCGTCGAAGGCTCTCTGCTCAAGAAGGCAGATGCCGCGCGCGCGTCCGGCCGTCACGACGTCATCAAGATCTGGAGCCGCCGCTCGACCATCCTGCCGCAGTTCGTCGGCCTGGTGTTCGGCGTCTACAACGGCCAGAAGCATGTGCCGGTATCGGTCAACGAGGAAATGGTGGGTCACAAGTTCGGCGAGTTCTCGCCGACCCGGACCTTCCACGGCCATTCTGGCGACAAGAAAGCCAAGAAGGCTTGA
- the rplB gene encoding 50S ribosomal protein L2 produces the protein MALKKFNPTTPGQRQLVMVDRSALYKGKPVKALTEGKHSSGGRNNTGRMVVRFRGGGHKQSYRIVDFKRTKVDMPATVERLEYDPNRTAFIALLKYTDGTQSYILAPQRLAVGDTVIAGNYVDVKPGNVMPLGNMPIGTIIHNVELKIGKGGQLARSAGTYAQLVGRDHDYVIIRLNSGEQRLVHGRCTGTIGAVSNPDHMNISIGKAGRNRWLGRKPHNRGVSMNPVDHPHGGGEGRTSGGRHPVTPWGKPTKGKKTRSNKSTNRFILISRHKRKK, from the coding sequence ATGGCATTGAAAAAATTCAACCCCACGACACCGGGCCAGCGCCAGCTGGTGATGGTCGATCGTTCGGCGCTCTACAAGGGCAAGCCGGTCAAGGCGCTGACCGAGGGCAAGCACTCCAGCGGCGGCCGCAACAACACCGGTCGCATGGTCGTGCGTTTTCGCGGCGGCGGCCACAAGCAGTCGTATCGCATCGTCGACTTCAAGCGCACCAAGGTCGATATGCCGGCGACCGTCGAGCGCCTCGAATACGACCCGAACCGTACCGCCTTTATCGCGCTGCTGAAATATACCGACGGCACCCAATCCTACATCCTGGCCCCGCAACGCCTCGCCGTCGGCGACACCGTGATCGCCGGCAACTATGTCGACGTGAAGCCGGGCAATGTGATGCCGCTTGGCAACATGCCGATCGGCACCATCATCCACAATGTCGAATTGAAGATCGGCAAGGGCGGACAGCTCGCACGTTCCGCCGGAACCTATGCCCAGCTGGTCGGCCGCGATCATGACTACGTGATCATCCGCCTGAACTCCGGCGAGCAGCGCCTGGTTCACGGCCGCTGCACCGGTACCATCGGCGCGGTGTCGAATCCGGATCACATGAATATCTCGATCGGCAAGGCCGGTCGCAACCGCTGGCTCGGCCGCAAGCCTCATAACCGCGGCGTCTCCATGAACCCGGTTGACCATCCGCATGGCGGCGGCGAAGGCCGGACCTCGGGCGGCCGTCATCCGGTGACGCCATGGGGCAAGCCGACCAAGGGCAAGAAGACCCGTTCGAACAAATCGACCAACAGATTCATTCTCATCAGCCGCCACAAGCGGAAGAAGTAA
- a CDS encoding 50S ribosomal protein L23: MKNIDPRHYDIIVAPVVTEKATVASEHNKVVFKVASKATKPQIKEAVEKLFDVKVKSVNTLVRKGKTKVFRGQFGSQSDVKRAIVTLEEGHRIDVTTGL; the protein is encoded by the coding sequence ATGAAGAACATCGATCCGCGCCATTACGACATCATCGTTGCTCCGGTCGTGACCGAAAAGGCGACGGTTGCCTCCGAACACAACAAGGTTGTGTTCAAGGTCGCGAGCAAGGCGACCAAGCCGCAAATCAAGGAAGCCGTCGAGAAGCTGTTCGACGTCAAGGTGAAAAGCGTGAACACGCTGGTGCGTAAGGGCAAGACCAAGGTCTTCCGCGGCCAGTTCGGTTCGCAGTCGGATGTGAAGCGCGCGATTGTGACCCTCGAAGAGGGCCACCGCATCGACGTTACCACCGGGCTATAA
- the rplD gene encoding 50S ribosomal protein L4 — MELKVTTLEGKEAGSVQLSDAIFGLEPRKDIIQRCVNWQLAKRQAGTHKTQGRADVWRTGKKMYKQKGTGGARHGSARVPQFRGGGRAFGPVVRSHAFALPKKVRALALRHALSAKAKDGGLIVIESAVLEAAKTKALIGHFSGLGLTNALIIDGAEVHTGFATAARNIPNIDVLPVQGINVYDILRRQKLVLTKAALDALEARFK; from the coding sequence ATGGAATTGAAAGTCACAACCCTTGAAGGCAAGGAAGCCGGTTCGGTCCAGCTTTCCGACGCCATTTTCGGCCTGGAGCCGCGCAAGGATATCATCCAGCGCTGCGTCAACTGGCAACTCGCCAAACGCCAGGCCGGCACCCACAAGACGCAGGGGCGCGCCGATGTCTGGCGTACCGGCAAGAAGATGTACAAGCAGAAGGGCACCGGCGGTGCGCGTCACGGCTCAGCCCGGGTGCCGCAGTTCCGCGGCGGCGGCCGGGCGTTCGGTCCGGTAGTGCGCTCGCACGCCTTTGCATTGCCGAAGAAGGTCCGCGCGCTGGCGCTTCGTCACGCGCTATCCGCGAAAGCCAAGGACGGCGGCCTGATCGTGATTGAATCGGCCGTCCTCGAGGCCGCCAAGACCAAGGCGCTGATCGGCCACTTCTCGGGCCTTGGCCTGACCAATGCGCTGATCATCGACGGCGCCGAGGTGCACACCGGCTTCGCAACCGCGGCCCGCAACATTCCGAACATCGACGTGCTGCCGGTCCAGGGCATCAACGTCTATGACATTCTGCGTCGTCAGAAGCTGGTGCTGACCAAAGCAGCGCTCGATGCGTTGGAGGCGCGCTTCAAATGA
- the rplC gene encoding 50S ribosomal protein L3, whose amino-acid sequence MRSGVIAQKVGMTRVFTETGEHIPVTVLKLGNCQVLGHRTTEKNGYVALQLGSGTRKTVYLPKAERGQFAVAKVEPKRKVTEFRVSEDALIPVGAEIQADHFVVGQFVDVTGTSVGKGFAGGIKRWNFGGLRATHGVSVSHRSIGSTGGRQDPGKTFKNKKMPGHMGVDRITTLNLRVVQTDVARGLILVEGAVPGSKGGWIAVRDAVKKALPKDAPKPGKFRLADGGGQAAPAEAPAEQGSV is encoded by the coding sequence ATGCGCTCCGGAGTGATCGCACAAAAGGTCGGGATGACGCGGGTCTTTACGGAGACCGGCGAACATATCCCCGTGACCGTGCTGAAGCTGGGCAATTGCCAGGTGCTGGGCCATCGCACGACCGAGAAGAACGGTTACGTTGCGCTGCAGCTCGGCTCGGGTACCCGCAAGACCGTGTACCTGCCGAAGGCAGAGCGCGGCCAGTTCGCGGTTGCCAAGGTCGAGCCCAAGCGCAAGGTCACCGAATTCCGCGTTTCGGAAGACGCGCTGATCCCGGTCGGCGCCGAAATTCAGGCCGACCATTTCGTGGTCGGCCAGTTTGTCGACGTCACCGGCACTTCGGTGGGTAAAGGTTTTGCGGGCGGCATCAAGCGCTGGAATTTCGGCGGCTTGCGCGCCACCCACGGTGTCTCGGTATCGCATCGCTCGATCGGTTCGACCGGCGGCCGCCAGGATCCCGGCAAGACCTTCAAGAACAAGAAGATGCCCGGTCACATGGGCGTCGATCGCATCACCACGCTCAATCTGCGTGTGGTGCAGACCGATGTCGCACGCGGACTGATCCTGGTCGAAGGCGCCGTTCCCGGCTCTAAGGGCGGATGGATCGCGGTGCGCGATGCCGTCAAGAAGGCATTGCCGAAAGACGCGCCGAAGCCCGGCAAGTTCCGTCTGGCCGACGGCGGCGGGCAGGCTGCGCCAGCCGAAGCGCCCGCCGAGCAGGGGAGCGTGTGA
- the rpsJ gene encoding 30S ribosomal protein S10 produces MNGQNIRIRLKAFDHRILDSSTREIVNTAKRTGAQVRGPIPLPTRIEKFTVNRSPHVDKKSREQFEMRTHKRLLDIVDPTPQTVDALMKLDLAAGVDVEIKL; encoded by the coding sequence ATGAACGGCCAGAATATTCGGATACGTCTCAAGGCGTTCGACCATCGAATTCTCGATTCGTCGACGCGTGAGATCGTGAACACGGCGAAACGGACCGGTGCACAGGTTCGCGGACCGATTCCGCTGCCCACCCGCATCGAGAAGTTCACCGTCAACCGTTCGCCGCACGTCGACAAGAAGAGCCGCGAGCAATTCGAGATGCGCACGCACAAGCGTCTTCTCGACATTGTCGATCCGACACCGCAGACCGTGGACGCGCTGATGAAGCTCGACCTGGCGGCCGGTGTTGACGTCGAAATCAAGCTCTAA
- the tuf gene encoding elongation factor Tu yields MAKAKFERNKPHCNIGTIGHVDHGKTSLTAAITKVLAETGGATFTAYDQIDKAPEEKARGITISTAHVEYETKNRHYAHVDCPGHADYVKNMITGAAQMDGAILVVSAADGPMPQTREHILLARQVGVPALVVFLNKCDMVDDPELLELVELEVRELLSKYDFPGDKIPIIKGSALAALEDKDKKLGHDAILELMAAVDEYIPQPERPIDQPFLMPVEDVFSISGRGTVVTGRVERGVVKVGEEIEIVGLRDTQKTIVTGVEMFRKLLDQGQAGDNIGALLRGTKREEVERGQVLCKPGSVKPHTKFKAEAYILTKEEGGRHTPFFTNYRPQFYFRTTDVTGVVHLPEGTEMVMPGDNIAMEVHLIVPIAMEEKLRFAIREGGRTVGAGVVASIIE; encoded by the coding sequence ATGGCCAAAGCAAAGTTTGAACGTAATAAACCGCATTGCAACATCGGGACGATCGGGCACGTCGATCACGGCAAGACGTCGTTGACGGCAGCGATCACCAAGGTGCTGGCGGAAACCGGCGGTGCGACGTTCACCGCATACGACCAGATCGACAAGGCGCCTGAAGAGAAGGCGCGCGGCATCACGATTTCGACCGCGCACGTGGAATACGAGACCAAGAACCGGCATTACGCTCACGTCGATTGCCCGGGCCACGCTGACTATGTGAAGAACATGATCACGGGCGCGGCACAGATGGACGGCGCGATCCTGGTGGTGTCGGCGGCCGACGGCCCGATGCCGCAGACCCGCGAGCACATCCTGCTGGCCCGTCAGGTCGGCGTTCCCGCGCTGGTCGTGTTCCTGAACAAGTGCGACATGGTGGACGATCCGGAACTGCTCGAACTGGTCGAGTTGGAAGTCCGCGAGCTGCTGTCGAAGTACGATTTCCCGGGTGACAAGATTCCGATCATCAAGGGTTCGGCGCTGGCGGCGCTGGAAGACAAGGACAAGAAGCTCGGCCACGACGCGATCCTGGAACTGATGGCGGCGGTCGACGAGTACATTCCGCAGCCGGAGCGTCCGATCGACCAGCCGTTCCTGATGCCGGTGGAAGACGTGTTCTCGATCTCGGGCCGCGGCACCGTGGTGACCGGGCGCGTCGAGCGCGGCGTCGTCAAGGTCGGCGAGGAAATCGAGATCGTCGGCCTGCGCGATACCCAGAAGACCATCGTTACCGGCGTTGAAATGTTCCGCAAGCTGCTCGACCAGGGCCAGGCCGGCGACAACATCGGCGCGCTGCTGCGCGGCACCAAGCGCGAGGAAGTCGAGCGCGGTCAGGTGCTGTGCAAGCCGGGTTCGGTGAAGCCGCACACCAAGTTCAAGGCCGAGGCCTACATCCTGACCAAGGAGGAGGGCGGCCGTCACACCCCGTTCTTCACCAACTACCGGCCACAGTTCTACTTCCGGACCACGGACGTGACCGGTGTCGTGCATCTGCCCGAGGGTACCGAGATGGTGATGCCCGGCGACAACATCGCGATGGAAGTGCACCTGATCGTGCCGATCGCGATGGAAGAAAAGCTGCGCTTCGCGATCCGCGAAGGCGGTCGCACCGTCGGTGCCGGCGTCGTCGCAAGCATCATCGAGTAA